The following are encoded in a window of Podospora pseudoanserina strain CBS 124.78 chromosome 6, whole genome shotgun sequence genomic DNA:
- a CDS encoding hypothetical protein (COG:O; EggNog:ENOG503P3R7) — protein MFRNRVIRPFFLEADAQLLEHFILLDDVVIVMHPLAQSDTWNIYDRFTALAARYRDRFTFLVGPSVTESRSTAVICYNNLDDVKHVATDTQTTQALEDFVVLCAEPLIPELTIINKAEYISTGQSVLHYFASTEAEKEAYRAEIRPLAKKYSGKLKFIIRDLNEYSDLLGGSGGATDSTTALVLENSADGALYPLPGSVKLMADDVERHLIDISSGKLQPENRSPGKEQHESGHDEL, from the exons ATGTTTCGGAATCGTGTCATCCGCCCTTTCTTCCTCGAGGCCGACGCTCAACTGCTAGAGCATTTTATCCTGTTGGATGACGTTGTCATAGTCATGCACCCTCTTGCCCAGTCTGACACCTGGAATATTTATGACCGCTTCACTGCCCTGGCAGCCAGGTATAGGGATCGGTTCACCTTTCTGGTAGGTCCATCTGTTACAGAGAGTCGTTCCACCGCCGTCATCTGCTACAACAATCTCGACGATGTGAAGCATGTGGCTACCGATACCCAGACCACTCAGGCCCTGGAGGACTTTGTCGTTTTGTGTGCGGAGCCCCTCATCCCCGAACTGACCATAATCAACAAGGCCGAATACATCTCG ACAGGGCAAAGCGTTCTCCACTATTTTGCCAGCACAGAGGCAGAAAAGGAGGCGTACAGGGCGGAAATACGGCCCTTGGCGAAGAAATACTCTGGCAAATTGAAGTTTATTATCAGGGACTTGAATGAATATTCTGATTTATTGGGTGGGAGCGGAGGAGCAACAGACTCGACAACGGCATTGGTACTCGAAAATTCCGCAGATGGTGCTTTGTATCCTCTTCCAGGGAGTGTCAAACTCATGGCAGATGATGTCGAGAGACATCTGATCGACATCAGCAGCGGCAAATTGCAACCCGAAAACAGAAGCCCTGGCAAGGAGCAACATGAATCAGGACATGACGAGCTTTGA